In one Drosophila pseudoobscura strain MV-25-SWS-2005 chromosome X, UCI_Dpse_MV25, whole genome shotgun sequence genomic region, the following are encoded:
- the hfw gene encoding protein halfway isoform X1 produces MFPCKHQCTLLWLLLMLLTTGHARARPEQQQASADEPLEAKPEDGHSLTAPRPADDELATVAPTTTPVPAVAITQGATTGAATEATHSQPVVTAVPATSSTSTSTTVPAPLLPAAPEQPEYLKHCFYADEHLCMYGHDGQGNEAPDVLGHISTTPESDSQGIGLQVNASQGNSQNLERNANSCQCHEHPAKANSWYCCNISQMSMISSCSNISKWTNLHVRNLTVRTIDLSNPIFRSLQSLAVTDGNITRLINAFPRHSALKCLNISNNNISEIPSRMFKDVPHLEFFGMSRNNLSLVPHHNQNKNITVDISGNMRMLCNPLNEIINNDSFNFVNPKHSYCLYNATHEWFQSTDLVSVEQLESTKRCMTKCPVIPNYGSCKCRFESIMIIQDDQSKPKCHVDCSNLGLVELPPRLPDNTFVLNITNNKITSLGDHFQTNPTYHNINRLVADNNQISSIYEFEGTKFIENFQRIYMRNNSLSKIPEYFLNNALMDTGRRIYLAGNKLQCDCNSAKTLQNWLKERSTDIPDYMEIRCRNIPQSVIELQEAKLCQSPPDWTDYIYYLIAAEVILLLGLITKVSYDYWVFKTSGYLPWPASKMPKLPCDWLCES; encoded by the exons ATGTTCCCCTGCAAACAC CAGTGCACATTGCTTTGGCTATTGCTGATGCTCCTTACTACTGGACACGCACGCGCACGACCAGAACAGCAACAGGCTTCGGCGGACGAGCCGTTGGAGGCTAAACCGGAAGATGGTCACTCCTTGACAGCTCCTCGCCCAGCCGATGATGAATTGGCAACTGTGGCGCCAACAACGACACCAGTTCCCGCTGTGGCTATCACGCAGGGAGCCACAACTGGTGCTGCAACTGAAGCCACCCACTCTCAGCCCGTCGTAACGGCAGTGCCAGCTACGTCCTCTACCTCCACCTCAACCACTGTCCCCGCCCCGCTGCTGCCAGCTGCCCCGGAGCAGCCCGAGTATCTGAAGCACTGTTTTTATGCCGATGAGCACTTGTGCATGTATGGCCATGACGGCCAAGGCAACGAAGCACCAGACGTACTGGGTCACATATCGACAACACCAGAGTCCGACTCGCAAGGTATTGGCTTACAGGTCAATGCTAGTCAGGGTAACAGCCAGAACCTAGAACGCAATGCCAACAGCTGTCAGTGCCACGAGCATCCGGCGAAGGCCAACTCCTGGTATTGCTGCAACATATCGCAAATGTCAATGATCTCAAGCTGCAGCAATATATCAAAATGGACAAATCTGCACGTGCGAAATCTCACAGTGAGAACCATAGATCTCTCCAATCCCATCTTCCGCTCTCTCCAGTCACTGGCAGTGACCGATGGAAATATTACGCGACTGATTAATGCCTTTCCGCGACACTCGGCCCTCAAGTGCCTCAACATATCAAACAACAATATTTCGGAGATACCATCACGAATGTTCAAGGATGTTCCCCATTTGGAATTCTTTGGAATGTCGCGAAACAATCTATCATTAGTGCCACATCACAATCAGAACAAAAATATTACAGTGGACATTAG TGGTAATATGCGCATGCTCTGCAATCCACTAAACGAAATCATAAACAATGATTCATTCAACTTTGTGAACCCCAAGCACTCTTACTGCTTGTATAATGCCACCCACGAATGGTTCCAGTCCACAGATCTGGTGTCCGTGGAGCAGCTGGAAAGCACGAAGCGTTGCATGACCAAGTGTCCAGTGATACCGAACTATGGAAGCTGCAAGTGCAGATTCGAGAGCATCATGATTATACAGGATGATCAGTCCAAGCCCAAATGCCATGTCGACTGCTCCAACCTGGGACTGGTGGAGCTGCCACCAAGACTTCCCGATAACACGTTCGTGCTGAATataaccaacaacaaaatcactAGTCTAGGCGACCATTTCCAAACCAATCCAACATATCACAACATAAACAGACTGGTGGCCGACAACAATCAGATATCCTCCATTTACGAATTTGAGGGGACAAAGTTTATTGAGAATTTCCAGCGCATCTACATGCGCAATAATTCTCTAAGCAAG ATACCCGAATACTTTCTAAACAACGCACTAATGGATACAGGTCGTCGTATTTACCTGGCAGGCAACAAGCTGCAATGCGACTGCAACTCAGCCAAAACTCTTCAGAACTGGCTCAAGGAGCGAAGCACAGACATACCCGACTACATGGAGATACGCTGCCGGAATATACCCCAGAGTGTCATAGAGCTGCAGGAGGCCAAACTATGCCAGTCACCGCCTGATTGGACAGACTATATATACTATTTGATAGCCGCGGAAGTCATCCTGCTGCTGGGTCTTATCACCAAAGTGTCCTATGATTATTGGGTATTTAAGACGTCTGGCTATTTACCGTGGCCAGCTAGTAAAATGCCCAAATTGCCTTGCGACTGGTTGTGCGAGTCCTAG
- the hfw gene encoding protein halfway isoform X2 yields MFPCKHCTLLWLLLMLLTTGHARARPEQQQASADEPLEAKPEDGHSLTAPRPADDELATVAPTTTPVPAVAITQGATTGAATEATHSQPVVTAVPATSSTSTSTTVPAPLLPAAPEQPEYLKHCFYADEHLCMYGHDGQGNEAPDVLGHISTTPESDSQGIGLQVNASQGNSQNLERNANSCQCHEHPAKANSWYCCNISQMSMISSCSNISKWTNLHVRNLTVRTIDLSNPIFRSLQSLAVTDGNITRLINAFPRHSALKCLNISNNNISEIPSRMFKDVPHLEFFGMSRNNLSLVPHHNQNKNITVDISGNMRMLCNPLNEIINNDSFNFVNPKHSYCLYNATHEWFQSTDLVSVEQLESTKRCMTKCPVIPNYGSCKCRFESIMIIQDDQSKPKCHVDCSNLGLVELPPRLPDNTFVLNITNNKITSLGDHFQTNPTYHNINRLVADNNQISSIYEFEGTKFIENFQRIYMRNNSLSKIPEYFLNNALMDTGRRIYLAGNKLQCDCNSAKTLQNWLKERSTDIPDYMEIRCRNIPQSVIELQEAKLCQSPPDWTDYIYYLIAAEVILLLGLITKVSYDYWVFKTSGYLPWPASKMPKLPCDWLCES; encoded by the exons ATGTTCCCCTGCAAACAC TGCACATTGCTTTGGCTATTGCTGATGCTCCTTACTACTGGACACGCACGCGCACGACCAGAACAGCAACAGGCTTCGGCGGACGAGCCGTTGGAGGCTAAACCGGAAGATGGTCACTCCTTGACAGCTCCTCGCCCAGCCGATGATGAATTGGCAACTGTGGCGCCAACAACGACACCAGTTCCCGCTGTGGCTATCACGCAGGGAGCCACAACTGGTGCTGCAACTGAAGCCACCCACTCTCAGCCCGTCGTAACGGCAGTGCCAGCTACGTCCTCTACCTCCACCTCAACCACTGTCCCCGCCCCGCTGCTGCCAGCTGCCCCGGAGCAGCCCGAGTATCTGAAGCACTGTTTTTATGCCGATGAGCACTTGTGCATGTATGGCCATGACGGCCAAGGCAACGAAGCACCAGACGTACTGGGTCACATATCGACAACACCAGAGTCCGACTCGCAAGGTATTGGCTTACAGGTCAATGCTAGTCAGGGTAACAGCCAGAACCTAGAACGCAATGCCAACAGCTGTCAGTGCCACGAGCATCCGGCGAAGGCCAACTCCTGGTATTGCTGCAACATATCGCAAATGTCAATGATCTCAAGCTGCAGCAATATATCAAAATGGACAAATCTGCACGTGCGAAATCTCACAGTGAGAACCATAGATCTCTCCAATCCCATCTTCCGCTCTCTCCAGTCACTGGCAGTGACCGATGGAAATATTACGCGACTGATTAATGCCTTTCCGCGACACTCGGCCCTCAAGTGCCTCAACATATCAAACAACAATATTTCGGAGATACCATCACGAATGTTCAAGGATGTTCCCCATTTGGAATTCTTTGGAATGTCGCGAAACAATCTATCATTAGTGCCACATCACAATCAGAACAAAAATATTACAGTGGACATTAG TGGTAATATGCGCATGCTCTGCAATCCACTAAACGAAATCATAAACAATGATTCATTCAACTTTGTGAACCCCAAGCACTCTTACTGCTTGTATAATGCCACCCACGAATGGTTCCAGTCCACAGATCTGGTGTCCGTGGAGCAGCTGGAAAGCACGAAGCGTTGCATGACCAAGTGTCCAGTGATACCGAACTATGGAAGCTGCAAGTGCAGATTCGAGAGCATCATGATTATACAGGATGATCAGTCCAAGCCCAAATGCCATGTCGACTGCTCCAACCTGGGACTGGTGGAGCTGCCACCAAGACTTCCCGATAACACGTTCGTGCTGAATataaccaacaacaaaatcactAGTCTAGGCGACCATTTCCAAACCAATCCAACATATCACAACATAAACAGACTGGTGGCCGACAACAATCAGATATCCTCCATTTACGAATTTGAGGGGACAAAGTTTATTGAGAATTTCCAGCGCATCTACATGCGCAATAATTCTCTAAGCAAG ATACCCGAATACTTTCTAAACAACGCACTAATGGATACAGGTCGTCGTATTTACCTGGCAGGCAACAAGCTGCAATGCGACTGCAACTCAGCCAAAACTCTTCAGAACTGGCTCAAGGAGCGAAGCACAGACATACCCGACTACATGGAGATACGCTGCCGGAATATACCCCAGAGTGTCATAGAGCTGCAGGAGGCCAAACTATGCCAGTCACCGCCTGATTGGACAGACTATATATACTATTTGATAGCCGCGGAAGTCATCCTGCTGCTGGGTCTTATCACCAAAGTGTCCTATGATTATTGGGTATTTAAGACGTCTGGCTATTTACCGTGGCCAGCTAGTAAAATGCCCAAATTGCCTTGCGACTGGTTGTGCGAGTCCTAG